In a genomic window of Tissierella sp. Yu-01:
- the yidD gene encoding membrane protein insertion efficiency factor YidD yields the protein MARIAIFLIRFYQKVISKYILIGRNCRFYPTCSEYSLKAYEKYGFIKGSYLSIKRILKCHPFHEGGYDPLK from the coding sequence ATGGCTAGGATAGCTATTTTTTTAATTAGATTTTATCAGAAAGTTATATCGAAATATATATTAATAGGAAGAAACTGCAGATTTTATCCTACTTGTTCAGAATATTCTCTTAAAGCATATGAGAAGTATGGATTTATAAAAGGTTCTTATTTGTCTATTAAAAGAATATTAAAATGCCATCCATTCCACGAAGGAGGATATGATCCGCTTAAATGA
- the rnpA gene encoding ribonuclease P protein component, whose protein sequence is MEKRYRLRKNLEFRKVYNNGKNFWNRNLVLYIRKNDLEETRLGLTITKKVGNAVVRNKIRRRLKEIYRLNLYRVKDGYDLIIIPKKNVVDISYKELESALIHILKISGMLKG, encoded by the coding sequence ATGGAAAAAAGGTATAGATTAAGGAAAAATTTAGAGTTTAGAAAAGTATATAATAATGGAAAGAATTTTTGGAATCGTAATTTAGTGTTATATATTAGGAAGAATGATTTGGAAGAAACTAGGCTTGGACTTACGATTACTAAAAAAGTTGGAAATGCTGTTGTAAGAAATAAGATTCGTAGAAGATTAAAAGAAATATACAGACTTAATTTATACAGGGTTAAAGATGGATATGATTTGATAATTATTCCTAAGAAGAATGTAGTTGATATATCATATAAAGAGTTGGAGAGTGCACTAATTCATATATTGAAGATATCGGGTATGTTAAAGGGTTAG
- a CDS encoding YidC/Oxa1 family membrane protein insertase: MTAFLGNILGSLLRMVYNMVSTIGEEPAYISFYAIAIIITTIIFKLIILPLNLQQAKSTKKMSEVQPLMQQIQTKYKNDPQTMQVKMQELYKKHNYNPASGCLPLLIQLPIIIAFFSVFREPAKYAFTEPGFYEAMNKTFFWIQNLDQPDSLLWGFPLLAAATTYLQSLTMPSASNGDPKTAQTMKSMNTFMPIMIFFMTRGFAAGLALYWVVGNTFTIIQQLISRRSLLKVKEEK; this comes from the coding sequence ATGACAGCGTTTCTAGGAAATATCTTAGGATCACTATTAAGAATGGTATATAATATGGTATCGACCATTGGAGAAGAACCTGCATATATATCATTTTATGCAATAGCAATTATAATCACTACTATAATATTTAAACTAATAATATTGCCACTAAATTTACAACAGGCAAAGTCAACTAAAAAGATGAGTGAAGTACAACCTTTAATGCAGCAAATTCAGACTAAATATAAAAATGACCCACAGACAATGCAGGTGAAAATGCAAGAATTATATAAGAAACATAACTATAATCCTGCATCGGGATGTTTACCGCTATTGATTCAACTGCCTATTATCATTGCATTCTTTTCAGTATTTAGAGAACCAGCAAAATATGCTTTTACAGAACCTGGCTTTTATGAAGCTATGAATAAAACTTTTTTTTGGATTCAAAACTTAGATCAGCCCGATTCTTTATTGTGGGGGTTCCCATTATTGGCAGCTGCAACAACTTACTTGCAAAGTTTAACAATGCCTTCTGCTTCTAATGGAGATCCAAAAACTGCTCAAACAATGAAATCAATGAATACATTTATGCCTATAATGATATTTTTTATGACAAGAGGGTTTGCAGCAGGGTTAGCTTTATATTGGGTAGTAGGTAATACTTTTACAATCATACAACAATTGATATCTAGAAGGTCTTTACTTAAGGTTAAGGAGGAAAAATAG